Proteins encoded in a region of the Sphingomonas sp. HMP9 genome:
- the gltX gene encoding glutamate--tRNA ligase produces the protein MGAISETGTANSAAPVVTRFAPSPTGFLHLGGARTALFNWLFAKAKGGKFLLRIEDTDRVRSTQPAIDAILDGMRWLGLEWDGDAVMQFAGADRHAQVAHEMIANGHAYRCYMTNEEIAAMRAEAQAAKKPLRIRSPWRDRPASEAPDLPHVVRLRAPQEGAVTIEDRVQGAVTVRNEEIDDLVLLRSDGTPTYMLAVVVDDHDMGVTHVIRGDDHLNNAFRQLPIYRAMGWPEPIYAHIPLIHGPDGAKLSKRHGAVGIEAYRDEMGILPEAFDNYLLRLGWGHGDDEIISRAQAVEWFDLSGVGKSPSRFDLKKLENLNGHYIREADDARLAQFAADRIGHDLPTGGLDLLTRAMPVLKPRAANLNELAEGSNFLFSQRPLAMDDAAASLLQGEASAILVNAHAELDALDKWDTEALEGAVRRVAEARGVKLGQVAQPLRAALTGRKTSPGIFDVLDLLGRDESLGRIADRMAS, from the coding sequence TTGGGCGCAATATCTGAAACGGGCACCGCCAATTCGGCTGCACCCGTGGTTACCCGTTTCGCTCCGTCGCCGACGGGGTTCCTGCATCTTGGCGGCGCGCGCACAGCGCTGTTCAACTGGCTGTTCGCAAAGGCGAAGGGGGGTAAATTCCTGCTGCGGATCGAGGATACCGACCGGGTCCGCTCGACCCAGCCGGCGATCGACGCGATTCTCGACGGGATGCGCTGGCTCGGGCTCGAGTGGGACGGCGACGCGGTCATGCAGTTCGCCGGCGCCGATCGCCACGCGCAGGTCGCGCACGAGATGATCGCCAACGGCCATGCCTATCGCTGCTATATGACCAACGAGGAAATCGCCGCGATGCGCGCTGAGGCGCAGGCGGCCAAGAAGCCGCTGCGCATCCGCAGCCCATGGCGCGACCGCCCGGCAAGCGAGGCCCCCGATCTTCCCCACGTCGTCCGCCTGCGCGCACCGCAGGAAGGCGCCGTCACGATCGAGGACCGAGTCCAAGGCGCCGTTACCGTCCGCAACGAAGAGATCGATGATCTCGTCCTGCTCCGCTCGGACGGCACGCCGACCTATATGCTCGCGGTCGTCGTCGACGATCACGACATGGGCGTCACCCACGTCATCCGCGGCGACGATCACCTCAACAACGCGTTCCGCCAGCTGCCGATCTACCGCGCGATGGGCTGGCCCGAACCAATCTACGCGCACATTCCGCTGATCCACGGCCCCGACGGCGCCAAGCTGTCGAAGCGTCACGGCGCGGTCGGCATCGAGGCGTATCGCGACGAGATGGGCATCCTCCCCGAGGCGTTTGACAATTACCTGCTCCGGCTCGGCTGGGGCCATGGCGATGACGAGATCATCAGCCGCGCGCAGGCGGTCGAATGGTTCGACCTGTCGGGCGTCGGCAAGTCGCCGTCGCGCTTCGACCTGAAGAAGCTCGAGAACCTCAACGGCCACTACATCCGCGAAGCCGACGACGCGCGTCTGGCGCAGTTCGCTGCCGACCGGATCGGTCACGACCTCCCGACCGGCGGACTCGATCTTCTGACTCGCGCAATGCCCGTTCTGAAGCCGCGTGCCGCAAACCTGAACGAGCTGGCCGAAGGATCGAATTTCCTGTTCAGCCAGCGTCCTTTGGCGATGGATGACGCCGCAGCGAGCCTTTTGCAGGGTGAAGCGAGCGCTATTTTGGTCAATGCCCATGCCGAACTTGACGCGCTCGACAAGTGGGATACGGAGGCGCTCGAAGGCGCGGTACGGCGCGTGGCCGAAGCGCGGGGCGTCAAGCTCGGCCAGGTCGCACAGCCGCTTCGCGCCGCGCTGACGGGACGCAAGACGTCACCGGGAATATTCGATGTGCTCGACCTGCTCGGGCGCGACGAGAGCCTCGGTCGGATCGCCGACCGAATGGCTAGCTGA
- a CDS encoding citrate synthase → MSETATLKVDGKDFDYPVMSGTVGPDVIDIRKLYAQTDNFTYDPGFTSTASCQSKLTYIDGDAGTLLHRGYTIGELAEQSNFMEVAYLLLNGELPSADELANFSNTITRHTMVHEQLAQFFRGFRRDAHPMAILCGVVGALSAFYHDSTDIHDPAQRVIASHRLIAKMPTIAAMAYKYSVGQPFVYPDNTLSYTGNFLRMTFGVPAEKYVVNPIVEKAMDRIFILHADHEQNASTSTVRLAGSSGANPFACIAAGIACLWGPAHGGANEAALNMLHEIGTVDRIPEFIARAKDKNDPFRLMGFGHRVYKNYDPRAAVMQTTVKEVLGELGVTDPVFDVAIELERLALNDPYFIEKKLFPNVDFYSGVILSAIGFPTSMFTVLFALARTVGWVAQWNEMITDPDQKIGRPRQLYSGPTARDYVPMASR, encoded by the coding sequence ATGAGCGAGACCGCAACCCTCAAGGTCGATGGCAAGGATTTCGATTATCCGGTGATGTCCGGAACGGTCGGACCCGACGTCATCGATATCCGCAAGCTGTACGCGCAGACGGATAACTTCACCTATGATCCGGGCTTCACGTCGACGGCGTCGTGCCAGTCGAAGCTGACCTATATCGATGGTGACGCCGGTACGCTGCTGCACCGCGGCTACACGATCGGCGAACTGGCCGAACAGTCGAACTTCATGGAAGTCGCCTATCTGCTGCTTAACGGCGAACTGCCGAGCGCGGACGAGCTGGCGAATTTCTCGAACACGATCACGCGTCACACGATGGTGCACGAGCAGCTTGCGCAGTTCTTCCGCGGCTTCCGTCGCGACGCGCACCCGATGGCGATCCTGTGCGGTGTCGTCGGCGCGCTGTCGGCCTTCTATCACGACTCGACCGACATCCACGATCCGGCACAGCGGGTCATCGCGTCGCACCGCTTGATCGCCAAGATGCCGACGATCGCCGCGATGGCGTACAAGTACAGCGTCGGCCAGCCGTTCGTCTATCCGGACAACACGCTGAGCTACACCGGCAATTTCCTGCGCATGACGTTCGGCGTCCCGGCGGAGAAGTATGTGGTGAACCCGATTGTCGAAAAGGCGATGGACCGTATCTTCATCCTTCACGCCGACCACGAGCAGAACGCGTCGACCTCGACCGTCCGTCTTGCCGGCTCGTCGGGTGCCAACCCGTTCGCGTGCATCGCCGCCGGCATCGCCTGCCTGTGGGGGCCCGCGCATGGCGGCGCCAACGAAGCAGCGCTCAACATGCTGCATGAGATCGGTACCGTCGACCGCATCCCCGAGTTCATCGCCCGCGCGAAGGACAAGAACGATCCGTTCCGCCTGATGGGCTTCGGTCATCGCGTCTACAAGAACTACGATCCGCGCGCGGCCGTCATGCAGACGACCGTCAAGGAAGTGCTCGGCGAACTCGGCGTCACCGACCCCGTGTTCGACGTCGCGATCGAGCTCGAGCGTCTGGCGCTCAATGATCCGTACTTCATCGAGAAGAAGCTGTTCCCGAACGTCGATTTCTATTCGGGCGTGATCCTGTCGGCGATCGGCTTCCCGACCTCGATGTTCACCGTCCTCTTCGCGCTTGCCCGCACCGTCGGCTGGGTCGCGCAGTGGAACGAGATGATCACCGATCCCGACCAGAAGATCGGCCGTCCGCGCCAGCTGTACAGCGGCCCGACCGCGCGTGACTACGTCCCGATGGCGTCACGCTGA
- a CDS encoding ComEC/Rec2 family competence protein, whose product MERWLEAERDQLVLWLPVMLGAGIALWFALPDSAAWCVAILLLVASGLACLAMGQGGRAARALATGLLTGALGLGLIWVRSESVARPVLAGPTIARFSAKVEAVEPLVARKLVRLTVLPVGKGVETDGQHVALPYRVRVNLAEADAPTLLGIGAVVHLRARLMPPPLPAVPGAYDFARVAWFGGIGATGRGFAPVVVTTPNGSGAGIRVALSHHIVSRLDGSAGGIAAALATGDVGAISEEDSEAMRRAGLAHLLSVSGLHITAAVAATMLIVLRLLALSPWLALHARLPLIAAVAGAAAAIGYTLLTGSQVPTIRSCVAALLVLAALAIGREAMTLRLVAAGAACVMLVLPESAAGPSFQLSFAAITAIMALHEHPAIRAFFGPHDEGRWRKVARGVASLLLTGLLVEVALMPIAVYHFHKAGLYGAFANIIAIPLTTFVVMPLEALALLLDAAGVGAPIWWLVQRSLDALLWLAHGVASAPGSVRSLPAMPTAAFALMIVGGIWIALWRTRWRRLGLMPLAAGAIWALMTPPPDVLVTGDGRHVAVRTAAGLAMLRDRAGDYTRDMLAENGGVDGEPLLLADQPDARCSRDLCVTDIVARGRTWRILATRSAYMVPIAAFIAACRSADIVVSERGLPKRCVPRWLKLDRRVLRRTGGVALNLGTGTVVTILNAGDRHPWRHPPLLERTVHAFRPRHVPALQS is encoded by the coding sequence ATGGAGCGCTGGCTCGAGGCGGAGCGCGACCAACTGGTGTTGTGGCTGCCGGTGATGCTGGGCGCGGGAATCGCGCTGTGGTTCGCCCTGCCGGACTCTGCCGCCTGGTGCGTGGCGATCTTGCTGTTGGTGGCGAGCGGGTTGGCGTGCTTGGCCATGGGGCAGGGCGGACGTGCGGCACGCGCGCTGGCGACCGGGTTGCTGACGGGCGCGCTTGGTCTCGGGTTGATCTGGGTACGGTCTGAATCGGTGGCGCGGCCGGTGCTGGCCGGTCCGACGATCGCGCGTTTTTCCGCCAAGGTCGAGGCGGTCGAACCGCTGGTGGCGCGCAAGCTCGTCCGGTTGACGGTGTTGCCGGTCGGTAAAGGTGTAGAGACGGACGGGCAGCACGTCGCGTTGCCGTACCGCGTCCGTGTCAATCTGGCCGAGGCGGATGCGCCGACGCTGCTCGGCATCGGTGCGGTGGTCCATCTTCGGGCTCGTTTGATGCCGCCGCCGCTCCCCGCAGTCCCGGGCGCCTACGACTTCGCGCGCGTCGCGTGGTTTGGCGGGATCGGCGCAACGGGGCGCGGCTTCGCACCGGTGGTCGTGACGACGCCGAACGGATCGGGGGCGGGTATCCGCGTCGCGCTGTCGCACCATATCGTATCGCGACTGGACGGCAGTGCGGGCGGTATCGCCGCGGCGCTCGCGACCGGCGATGTCGGGGCGATCAGCGAAGAGGATTCGGAGGCCATGCGTCGCGCGGGGCTCGCGCATCTGCTGTCGGTCAGCGGCCTGCACATCACAGCAGCGGTCGCGGCGACGATGTTGATCGTGTTGCGTCTGCTGGCGCTCAGTCCGTGGCTGGCGCTGCATGCGCGCCTGCCATTGATCGCGGCCGTAGCGGGTGCGGCGGCGGCGATCGGTTATACGCTGCTGACCGGCAGCCAGGTTCCGACGATTCGGTCGTGCGTGGCCGCGCTGCTCGTGCTGGCGGCATTGGCTATAGGTCGCGAGGCGATGACCTTGCGGCTCGTCGCGGCGGGGGCGGCGTGCGTCATGCTGGTCCTGCCCGAATCGGCGGCGGGGCCGAGCTTCCAGCTCTCGTTTGCCGCGATCACCGCGATCATGGCGCTGCACGAACATCCCGCAATCCGGGCGTTCTTCGGTCCTCACGACGAAGGACGCTGGCGCAAGGTCGCGCGCGGTGTCGCGTCGCTGCTGCTGACGGGGCTGCTGGTCGAAGTCGCGCTGATGCCGATCGCGGTGTATCATTTCCACAAGGCTGGATTGTATGGCGCGTTCGCCAACATCATTGCGATTCCTCTGACGACGTTCGTCGTGATGCCGCTGGAGGCGCTGGCGTTGCTGCTCGATGCAGCCGGCGTTGGTGCGCCGATCTGGTGGCTGGTGCAGCGATCGCTCGATGCGCTGCTGTGGCTGGCGCATGGAGTTGCCAGCGCGCCGGGCTCGGTGCGGTCCTTGCCCGCGATGCCGACGGCGGCGTTTGCGCTGATGATCGTCGGCGGCATCTGGATCGCGCTGTGGCGGACGCGGTGGCGACGGCTCGGGCTGATGCCGTTGGCTGCTGGTGCGATCTGGGCGCTCATGACGCCGCCACCGGACGTTCTCGTGACGGGCGACGGGCGCCATGTCGCGGTTCGGACGGCGGCGGGGCTGGCGATGCTGCGCGACCGGGCGGGGGATTATACGCGCGACATGCTGGCCGAGAATGGCGGGGTGGATGGGGAACCGCTGCTGCTCGCGGACCAACCCGATGCGCGGTGCAGCCGCGATCTGTGCGTCACCGATATCGTGGCGCGGGGACGGACGTGGCGGATCCTGGCGACGCGAAGCGCTTACATGGTGCCGATCGCCGCGTTCATCGCCGCGTGTCGCAGCGCCGATATCGTCGTCAGCGAACGTGGTCTGCCGAAACGCTGCGTGCCACGGTGGTTGAAACTGGATCGCCGCGTGCTTCGGCGGACGGGCGGCGTTGCGTTGAACTTGGGGACGGGGACGGTCGTGACGATCCTGAATGCCGGCGACCGTCACCCTTGGCGACATCCGCCATTGCTCGAACGCACCGTGCATGCGTTCAGGCCGCGCCATGTCCCAGCACTTCAGTCGTAG
- the moaC gene encoding cyclic pyranopterin monophosphate synthase MoaC encodes MTGLTHIDEAGAARMVDVGGKAVTAREAVASGRITMSAEAAAAIGAGTAKKGDVLAVARVAGIMAAKRTSDLIPLCHPLPLTKVEIDLVVDTTGVTATATASTEGKTGVEMEALTAATVTLLTIYDMAKAIDKTMVLSDIRVRAKSGGKSGNWTA; translated from the coding sequence ATGACGGGCCTCACGCACATCGACGAAGCCGGTGCGGCGAGGATGGTCGACGTCGGCGGCAAGGCGGTCACCGCCCGCGAGGCGGTCGCCTCCGGCCGCATCACCATGTCCGCCGAAGCCGCCGCCGCGATCGGCGCCGGCACCGCGAAGAAGGGCGACGTCCTGGCGGTCGCGCGCGTTGCCGGCATCATGGCCGCCAAGCGTACCAGCGACCTGATCCCGCTCTGCCACCCGCTACCGCTAACCAAGGTCGAGATCGACCTCGTGGTCGACACAACCGGCGTCACCGCCACCGCGACCGCCTCGACTGAAGGCAAGACCGGCGTCGAGATGGAAGCCCTGACGGCTGCAACCGTAACCCTCCTGACGATCTACGACATGGCCAAAGCGATCGACAAGACGATGGTCCTCTCCGACATCCGCGTCCGCGCCAAATCCGGCGGCAAATCCGGCAACTGGACCGCATAA
- a CDS encoding molybdopterin molybdotransferase MoeA — MTLVPVAEAQTRLFAMAPRVGSETVSLREAAGRWAAEDILARRTQPAADLSAMDGYAIRFADLPGPWTVIGESAAGRPFTGKVAPGEATRIFTGAAMPEGADTVMVQEEAERDGATLILAGEGPPTFGRNTRRKGLDFSTGTRLIAAGDRLSPARIAVVATGGHGSLTVNRRVRVAVAATGDELVPPGTTTDGVALPESNGVMLAAMLADMPVDVIDLGILPDNLEILREAFASVQADLLVTTGGASVGDHDLVRPAIEAAGGRIDFWRIALRPGKPMMAGRIGEMMVLGLPGNPVSAFVTAALFVKPVVAHMAGARDPLPQSTHALLGEDLPANNARTDYLRAELRDGKAYASTIQDSSMLLTLARSTCLIVRAGNAPAASAGESAEILVIA; from the coding sequence ATGACCCTAGTCCCCGTCGCCGAAGCCCAGACCCGCCTCTTCGCCATGGCCCCTCGCGTGGGCAGCGAGACTGTGTCGCTGCGCGAAGCCGCCGGCCGGTGGGCCGCCGAGGACATTCTCGCTCGCCGCACGCAGCCGGCGGCCGACCTCTCGGCGATGGACGGCTACGCGATCCGGTTCGCCGACCTTCCCGGCCCCTGGACCGTCATCGGCGAAAGCGCCGCCGGCCGTCCCTTCACCGGCAAGGTCGCTCCCGGCGAAGCCACCCGCATCTTCACCGGCGCGGCAATGCCCGAAGGTGCCGACACCGTGATGGTCCAGGAAGAGGCCGAACGTGATGGCGCGACCCTGATCCTGGCCGGCGAAGGCCCGCCGACGTTCGGCCGCAACACCCGCCGCAAAGGGCTCGACTTCTCGACCGGCACTAGGCTGATCGCCGCCGGCGACCGCCTAAGCCCCGCCCGCATCGCCGTCGTCGCGACCGGCGGGCACGGCAGCCTGACCGTCAACCGCCGCGTCCGCGTCGCCGTCGCCGCCACGGGCGACGAACTCGTCCCCCCCGGCACGACCACCGACGGCGTCGCACTTCCCGAATCGAACGGCGTCATGCTCGCCGCGATGCTCGCCGACATGCCCGTCGACGTTATCGATCTCGGCATCCTCCCCGACAATCTAGAGATCCTGCGCGAGGCCTTCGCGAGCGTTCAAGCCGACCTGCTCGTTACCACCGGCGGCGCCTCGGTCGGCGATCACGACCTTGTCCGCCCGGCGATCGAAGCCGCCGGCGGCCGAATCGATTTCTGGCGGATCGCCCTGCGCCCCGGCAAGCCGATGATGGCGGGGCGGATCGGCGAGATGATGGTGCTCGGCCTGCCCGGCAACCCGGTCTCCGCGTTCGTCACCGCCGCGCTGTTCGTGAAGCCCGTCGTCGCGCACATGGCCGGCGCGCGCGATCCGCTCCCTCAGTCGACCCACGCGCTGCTCGGCGAAGACCTGCCCGCCAACAATGCGCGCACCGACTATCTCCGCGCCGAGCTCCGCGACGGCAAGGCCTATGCCTCGACCATCCAGGACAGCTCGATGCTGCTCACGCTCGCGCGCTCGACCTGCCTGATCGTCCGCGCCGGCAACGCCCCGGCGGCCAGCGCAGGCGAATCGGCGGAAATCCTCGTGATTGCGTGA
- the lexA gene encoding transcriptional repressor LexA, with protein MLTRKQHELVCFINDRLNETGVSPSFEEMKDALDLKSKSGVHRLISALEERNFIRRLPNRARALEVLRMPERAEKKVPSKASNVKPAPVAAPQPANDVVEIPLHGRIAAGVPIEAFEGSTMLAVPAALLGTGEHYALEVSGDSMVEAGILDGDYALIRRTETARDGEIVVALIEESEATLKYFRREGAMVRLDPANRAYDPQRYAPAQVRVQGKLSGILRRYD; from the coding sequence ATGCTCACGCGCAAGCAGCACGAACTCGTCTGCTTCATCAACGATCGCCTCAACGAAACCGGCGTCTCGCCGTCGTTCGAGGAGATGAAGGACGCGCTCGACCTGAAATCGAAGTCGGGCGTCCACCGTCTGATCAGCGCGCTCGAGGAGCGCAACTTCATTCGCCGCCTGCCCAACCGCGCACGCGCGCTCGAAGTGTTGCGCATGCCGGAGCGTGCCGAGAAGAAGGTGCCGTCAAAGGCGTCGAACGTAAAGCCCGCGCCGGTCGCCGCACCGCAGCCCGCGAACGACGTCGTCGAAATCCCTCTTCACGGGCGCATCGCCGCCGGCGTCCCGATCGAGGCGTTCGAGGGCAGCACGATGCTGGCCGTTCCCGCGGCCCTGCTCGGCACCGGCGAACATTACGCGCTCGAAGTCTCCGGTGATTCGATGGTCGAGGCCGGCATCCTCGACGGCGACTATGCGCTGATCCGCCGCACCGAGACCGCCCGCGACGGCGAGATCGTCGTCGCCTTGATCGAAGAGAGCGAAGCCACGCTCAAATACTTCCGCCGCGAAGGCGCCATGGTCCGCCTCGACCCTGCCAACCGTGCCTATGATCCTCAGCGCTACGCCCCCGCGCAGGTCCGCGTGCAGGGCAAGCTCTCTGGAATCCTCCGCCGCTACGACTGA
- the trpC gene encoding indole-3-glycerol phosphate synthase TrpC codes for MTMLDRILETKRAEVAARKATTSLADIDAGIARMSKPRGFRAALDAKAGYALVAEVKKASPSKGLIRADFDPVAHARAYEAGGAACLSVLTDEKWFQGADAYLTAARDAVSIPVLRKDFMVDPWQATEARAIGADCILIIVAALDDVQMAEIEASALECGMDVLVEVHDAHEMERALNLKSRLIGVNNRDLRDFTVDFQRTYDLVGKAPKDCTFVAESGLTTRAELDAMAEHDIRCFLIGEALMRQDDVEAATRALVG; via the coding sequence ATGACCATGCTCGACCGTATTCTCGAGACCAAGCGCGCCGAAGTCGCCGCGCGCAAGGCCACCACCTCGCTCGCCGATATCGACGCCGGGATCGCCCGCATGTCGAAACCGCGCGGCTTCCGCGCCGCGCTCGATGCGAAGGCCGGCTATGCGCTGGTCGCCGAGGTCAAGAAGGCCAGTCCCTCAAAGGGCCTGATTCGCGCCGATTTCGACCCCGTCGCGCATGCCCGCGCCTATGAGGCCGGCGGTGCCGCCTGCCTGTCCGTCCTGACCGACGAAAAATGGTTCCAGGGAGCCGACGCGTACCTGACCGCCGCGCGCGACGCGGTGTCGATCCCGGTCCTGCGCAAGGACTTCATGGTCGATCCGTGGCAGGCGACCGAGGCGCGCGCGATCGGTGCCGACTGCATCCTGATCATCGTCGCTGCGCTCGACGACGTCCAGATGGCCGAGATCGAAGCCTCCGCGCTCGAATGCGGCATGGACGTGCTGGTCGAGGTCCATGACGCGCACGAGATGGAGCGCGCTCTGAACCTCAAGTCGCGGCTCATCGGCGTCAACAACCGCGACCTGCGCGACTTCACCGTCGATTTCCAGCGCACCTACGACCTCGTCGGCAAGGCGCCGAAAGACTGCACCTTCGTCGCCGAGAGCGGCCTGACGACCCGCGCCGAACTCGACGCGATGGCCGAGCACGACATACGCTGCTTCCTGATCGGCGAAGCGCTGATGCGCCAGGACGACGTCGAAGCCGCGACCCGAGCGCTGGTAGGATGA
- a CDS encoding sensor histidine kinase → MSVFDPSTESPIAHAIVAPDGSLSFADPPLVALNQRAGGMRGAPLAVPQLATIARLARRLGIVVSRAVVVADDETDVDLWVRAQPDGENVRLTVSGWREIAAWRPARPSPDTQDDFHGSDTDWRWETDSALRLTFVTLDAGPKHGFDAFALLGQPLTAMFSLDTGADGALPILDSLARRRPMTAQPARLRSSGRAVTLTANVRHDAAGDFAGFVGAARMVTEDGPTPSVPTETLSPTFTRGLDKALRVPLARIVANADSINAQADGPVQGDYADYAADIASAGRHLLELVDDLVDLQAVEGPDFALVLEPIDLADVARRAAGLLSVRAANADVTITRPAMDVRVAALGDFRRVLQILVNLVGNAVRYSPRGAQVIVTVTRTQTHAVVVVADKGKGVAPQDQVRIFEKFERVDPSEAGGNGLGLYIARRLARAMKGDLTIESAPGEGARFVLTLPADPARHQDQR, encoded by the coding sequence ATGAGCGTGTTCGACCCCTCCACCGAAAGCCCGATCGCGCATGCAATCGTCGCACCCGACGGTTCGCTGTCGTTTGCGGACCCGCCACTGGTCGCGCTGAACCAGCGGGCGGGCGGGATGCGCGGTGCGCCGCTGGCCGTGCCGCAGCTTGCGACGATCGCGCGGCTGGCGCGTCGCCTGGGGATCGTCGTGTCGCGCGCCGTGGTCGTCGCGGACGACGAGACGGATGTCGACCTATGGGTGCGGGCTCAGCCCGATGGCGAGAACGTCCGGCTTACGGTCAGCGGCTGGCGCGAGATCGCGGCGTGGCGGCCGGCGCGACCATCGCCCGATACGCAGGACGATTTTCATGGCAGCGATACGGATTGGCGGTGGGAAACGGATTCCGCGTTGCGGCTGACGTTCGTCACGCTCGATGCGGGGCCGAAGCATGGGTTCGACGCGTTCGCGTTGCTCGGCCAGCCGCTGACGGCGATGTTTTCCCTCGATACCGGCGCGGATGGGGCGTTGCCGATTCTGGATTCGCTCGCACGGCGACGCCCGATGACGGCGCAGCCGGCGCGGCTGCGCAGCTCCGGGCGGGCGGTGACGCTGACGGCCAATGTTCGCCACGATGCTGCGGGCGACTTTGCCGGGTTCGTCGGTGCCGCGCGGATGGTGACCGAAGACGGGCCGACCCCTTCGGTCCCGACCGAGACGTTGTCGCCCACCTTCACGCGTGGCCTCGACAAGGCGTTGCGGGTGCCACTCGCGCGGATCGTCGCGAACGCCGACAGTATCAACGCGCAGGCGGATGGCCCCGTCCAAGGCGATTATGCAGACTATGCGGCAGATATCGCGAGTGCCGGGCGGCATCTGCTCGAACTGGTCGATGACCTCGTCGATCTGCAGGCCGTCGAAGGGCCCGATTTTGCGCTTGTGCTCGAGCCGATCGACCTCGCCGATGTGGCGCGACGGGCGGCCGGGCTGTTGTCGGTTCGGGCCGCCAATGCCGATGTCACGATCACGCGCCCAGCAATGGACGTGCGCGTTGCCGCGCTGGGCGATTTCCGGCGCGTGTTGCAGATCCTGGTGAACCTCGTCGGCAACGCGGTGCGCTATTCGCCACGCGGGGCGCAGGTGATCGTCACCGTGACGCGAACGCAAACCCACGCGGTCGTCGTGGTCGCGGACAAGGGGAAGGGTGTAGCGCCCCAGGATCAGGTCCGCATTTTCGAGAAGTTCGAGCGGGTCGATCCGTCGGAGGCCGGCGGCAATGGCCTCGGCCTGTACATTGCGCGGCGTCTGGCGCGGGCAATGAAGGGGGATCTCACGATCGAGAGCGCGCCGGGCGAAGGCGCGCGGTTCGTCCTGACGTTACCGGCGGATCCGGCGCGCCACCAGGATCAACGCTAA
- a CDS encoding TonB family protein yields the protein MTVTQPRTRDRIGAAVGAVLLPGVLGYALLNGLVVPMPAAVTDALKVFGVAPPPPPPPVEKVRPRPSPSRKPQGAASPPNLKSKATEVVAPPPVVPVMVPPPVVVAEKAGLGAQATAGASDVRGPGTGSGGIGNGTGSGGYGDGDGGGGEETPPRWRKGRLKDSDYPSDAPRTGIRGVVSVRYVVQVSGRVSDCRVTRSSGSGVLDSLTCRLIEQRLRYDPSLDAAGRPVESTIVQDHYWTIED from the coding sequence ATGACGGTTACCCAGCCACGGACGAGAGACAGGATCGGCGCGGCGGTTGGGGCCGTCCTGCTGCCGGGGGTGCTTGGCTATGCACTGCTCAATGGGCTGGTCGTGCCGATGCCGGCTGCCGTTACCGACGCGCTGAAGGTGTTCGGCGTGGCGCCGCCACCGCCTCCGCCGCCGGTCGAGAAGGTCAGGCCACGCCCGTCGCCCAGTCGCAAGCCTCAGGGCGCCGCGTCGCCGCCCAATCTGAAGTCGAAGGCGACCGAGGTCGTGGCGCCGCCGCCGGTGGTGCCGGTGATGGTGCCGCCGCCGGTCGTGGTTGCGGAGAAGGCCGGGTTGGGCGCGCAGGCGACCGCTGGCGCTTCGGATGTGCGCGGGCCGGGGACTGGGAGTGGCGGGATCGGCAACGGCACCGGGAGCGGCGGCTATGGTGATGGGGACGGTGGGGGTGGCGAGGAAACGCCGCCGCGGTGGCGCAAGGGGCGGTTGAAGGATTCTGATTACCCGAGCGACGCGCCGAGAACGGGTATTCGTGGCGTGGTTTCAGTCCGCTATGTCGTCCAGGTGAGCGGGCGTGTGTCGGATTGCCGGGTGACGCGGTCGAGCGGGAGCGGGGTGCTGGACAGCCTGACCTGCCGGTTGATCGAGCAGCGGCTTCGCTATGATCCATCGCTGGATGCAGCGGGGCGGCCGGTGGAGTCGACGATCGTGCAGGATCACTACTGGACGATCGAAGACTAG